A DNA window from Phaeobacter sp. A36a-5a contains the following coding sequences:
- a CDS encoding lytic murein transglycosylase: MLASGLPLAAMAASCGNTSAGFETWKRDFAQEAQRAGVRQAGLNALANTSYASRTIAADRNQKSFRYSLEKFMQIRGANTIIAQGRKRKARNAEFFAALERKFGVPAGILIAIHGMETAFGNYMGDSQVVSAIVTLTYDCRRSDFFKPHAIGALKLVDQGAITGATKGAKHGELGHTQFLPGNALNYGVDWDGNGRVDFYNMGDALASTAHFLRKKGWKPGRGYQQGEPNYRVLKEWNAATVYQQSLAIMGRKIDG; this comes from the coding sequence ATGCTGGCCTCTGGCCTTCCCCTTGCCGCGATGGCGGCATCCTGCGGCAATACCTCTGCCGGGTTTGAGACCTGGAAACGCGATTTCGCCCAGGAGGCGCAACGCGCCGGCGTCCGCCAGGCCGGGCTGAACGCGCTGGCCAATACCAGCTACGCCAGCCGCACCATCGCCGCAGATCGCAACCAGAAGAGCTTTCGCTATTCTCTTGAGAAATTCATGCAGATCCGCGGCGCCAATACGATCATCGCCCAAGGCCGCAAGCGCAAGGCACGCAATGCGGAGTTCTTTGCCGCCTTGGAACGCAAGTTCGGGGTTCCGGCCGGGATCCTGATTGCGATTCACGGTATGGAAACTGCGTTTGGCAATTACATGGGTGACAGTCAGGTGGTCTCGGCCATCGTGACGCTGACCTACGACTGCCGCCGCTCCGATTTCTTCAAACCCCATGCCATTGGTGCGCTGAAACTGGTGGATCAGGGCGCCATTACCGGCGCGACCAAAGGCGCCAAACACGGCGAACTGGGGCACACCCAGTTCCTGCCGGGGAATGCGCTCAACTACGGTGTGGACTGGGATGGCAACGGGCGGGTGGATTTCTACAACATGGGGGATGCGCTGGCCTCAACCGCCCATTTCCTGCGCAAGAAAGGCTGGAAACCCGGGCGTGGCTACCAACAGGGGGAGCCGAATTACCGCGTGCTGAAGGAATGGAATGCGGCAACCGTCTACCAGCAGTCGCTGGCCATCATGGGGCGCAAGATCGACGGCTGA
- the soxY gene encoding thiosulfate oxidation carrier protein SoxY gives MEFSRRDTLGLGLGAAALTMLPLRVVAAAEDRIAEFTGGADMADTGLTLTAPEIAENGNTVPIEVDAPGASAIMILATGNPTPGVATFTFGPLAASQSAATRIRLAGTQDIVAVAKMADGSFAKASATVKVTIGGCGG, from the coding sequence ATGGAGTTCTCACGTCGCGACACACTTGGCCTTGGCCTTGGGGCCGCTGCCCTGACCATGCTGCCCCTGCGTGTCGTTGCTGCAGCCGAGGATCGGATTGCAGAGTTCACGGGTGGCGCTGATATGGCTGACACCGGCCTGACACTGACCGCGCCCGAAATCGCCGAAAACGGCAATACCGTACCGATCGAGGTCGATGCGCCCGGTGCTTCGGCCATCATGATCCTGGCGACCGGCAACCCGACCCCGGGCGTCGCGACCTTTACCTTTGGTCCGTTGGCTGCCAGCCAGTCAGCCGCCACACGGATTCGCCTCGCAGGCACGCAAGACATTGTGGCAGTTGCCAAAATGGCCGACGGCAGCTTTGCCAAGGCAAGCGCGACCGTCAAAGTGACCATCGGCGGCTGCGGCGGCTAA
- a CDS encoding cytochrome c biogenesis CcdA family protein → MLEISLFGALVAGLLSFFTPCVLPMVPFYLSYMGGLSIAELRSDGEIALGARRRLVLASICFAAGVTTVFVLMGMGATALGQVFGQYMDVLAYGAAVLLLVFGLHFLGVLRIPLLYREARIESTAPPATLAGAYLMGLAFGFGWTPCVGPALASILMIASGLGDIWRGGLLLLVYGAAMTAPFVVAALFAGPFLRFVARHRSAFAWVEKGMGVMLIIFAVLIATGSVRYIAEAMIRWFPGFASIG, encoded by the coding sequence ATGCTGGAAATCTCTTTGTTCGGAGCGCTTGTTGCGGGGCTATTGTCATTCTTCACGCCCTGCGTGCTGCCCATGGTGCCGTTTTACCTCTCCTATATGGGGGGGCTTTCCATCGCGGAGCTGCGCAGCGACGGCGAGATCGCTTTGGGCGCGCGGCGGCGCCTTGTGCTGGCGTCGATCTGCTTTGCCGCAGGGGTGACCACTGTCTTCGTGCTGATGGGAATGGGAGCCACCGCACTGGGGCAGGTGTTTGGCCAATATATGGATGTGCTGGCCTATGGCGCTGCGGTATTGCTGCTGGTCTTTGGGCTGCATTTTCTGGGGGTCCTGCGGATTCCACTGCTTTATCGCGAGGCTCGGATCGAAAGCACCGCGCCGCCCGCGACCTTGGCTGGCGCCTATTTGATGGGATTGGCCTTTGGCTTTGGCTGGACACCCTGCGTGGGGCCGGCCCTGGCCTCGATCCTGATGATTGCCTCTGGCCTTGGCGATATCTGGCGCGGCGGGCTGCTGTTGCTGGTCTACGGCGCGGCGATGACCGCACCCTTTGTGGTAGCGGCGCTGTTTGCCGGGCCTTTTCTTAGGTTTGTGGCCCGCCACCGGTCTGCCTTTGCCTGGGTGGAAAAGGGGATGGGCGTCATGCTCATCATCTTTGCGGTTCTGATCGCCACGGGCAGCGTGCGTTATATTGCCGAGGCTATGATCCGGTGGTTCCCGGGTTTTGCAAGTATCGGCTGA
- a CDS encoding GlxA family transcriptional regulator: MIDDYFVQKGASANLTIPFDGEPQDFYFLLLPKATMLPIAAAVEPLRIANQVTNTQLYRWYVMTPDGEPIRCSNGMTITPDLPMGPLPGDALAFVCSGVEPQNAASETVLNWLRRERRFGRSIGGICTGAFALAQAGLLGEHRFTLHWENQPGFVERYPDLLPSPRIFEISDTLMTCGGGNAATDMMLNLIEERHGKQLAIIVADMCLHVRTGGQSTPQKSNYAVAIGSRNQRLLNALQLMQESIEEPLSIGELCDRLDISRRQLERLFARYLDQSPMHVYFDMRLSHAFALMNETSMSVTEIALASGFNSATHFSRQFKRKFGASPHFFRKGWN; encoded by the coding sequence ATGATCGATGACTATTTTGTGCAAAAAGGGGCGTCGGCCAATCTGACGATCCCCTTTGACGGTGAGCCGCAGGATTTCTATTTCCTGCTGCTGCCGAAGGCGACGATGCTGCCCATCGCGGCCGCCGTCGAGCCGTTGCGCATTGCCAATCAGGTCACCAATACGCAGCTCTATCGCTGGTATGTGATGACACCGGATGGCGAACCGATCCGCTGTTCAAACGGGATGACCATCACGCCGGACCTGCCAATGGGTCCGCTCCCGGGGGATGCTCTGGCTTTTGTCTGCTCGGGCGTGGAACCGCAGAATGCCGCCAGTGAGACGGTGTTGAACTGGCTGCGGCGCGAACGCCGCTTTGGCCGCTCGATCGGCGGCATCTGCACCGGGGCCTTTGCTCTGGCGCAGGCTGGGCTGCTGGGCGAGCATCGGTTCACCCTGCACTGGGAGAACCAGCCCGGTTTTGTCGAGAGATATCCGGACCTGCTCCCATCGCCTCGGATCTTTGAAATCAGCGATACTCTGATGACATGCGGCGGCGGCAATGCAGCCACAGATATGATGCTGAACCTGATCGAGGAACGCCATGGCAAGCAGCTGGCGATCATTGTTGCCGACATGTGCCTGCATGTGCGTACCGGCGGGCAGAGCACACCGCAGAAGTCCAATTACGCGGTCGCAATCGGCAGCCGCAACCAACGGCTGCTGAACGCGCTTCAGCTGATGCAGGAATCAATTGAGGAGCCACTCTCAATCGGCGAGCTCTGTGATCGGCTGGATATCTCGCGCCGTCAGCTGGAGCGGCTGTTTGCGCGCTATCTCGACCAGAGCCCGATGCATGTCTATTTCGACATGCGGCTCAGCCATGCCTTTGCGCTGATGAACGAGACCTCGATGTCAGTGACCGAGATCGCGCTGGCGTCTGGCTTCAACAGCGCCACGCATTTCTCGCGCCAGTTCAAACGCAAGTTCGGCGCCAGCCCGCATTTTTTCCGCAAGGGGTGGAACTGA
- the soxB gene encoding thiosulfohydrolase SoxB: MISRRDFLQVSMAASALVGASGFGSWARLAAQQKLTQDQLLQFDTYGNISLIHVTDIHAQLKPIYFREPSVNLGVGDNKGHVPHITGADFRKAYGIADGSPSAYALTYNDFASLAQGYGRVGGLDRVATIINAIRADRPDALLLDGGDTWHGSYTCHHTEGQDMVNVMNALKPDAMTFHWEFTLGSDRVNEIVEGLPFAALGQNIFDAEWDEPAELFKPYKFFERGGAKVAVIGQAFPYMPIANPGWMFPEYSFGIRDEHMQEMVDEVRAAGADVVVVLSHNGFDVDKKMAGVVSGIDVILSGHTHDALPEPVLVGQTHIVASGSNGKFVSRVDLDVRDSQLMGLRHKLIPVFSDVIAPDPVISQLINDQRAPYEAELAEVIGQTDELLYRRGNFNGTWDDLICDALLSEREADIALSPGVRWGPSLLPGDDITREDIWNVTSMSYGAAYRNEMTGEFLKVVMEDVADNIFNPDPYYQQGGDMVRVGGMGYHIDITKPQGERISNMTLLKTGEAIDLAKTYIVAGWASVNEGTEGPQIWDVVESHIRKMGTVTLSPNNSVQVSGA, translated from the coding sequence ATGATCTCGCGGCGTGATTTCTTGCAGGTCTCCATGGCAGCGTCAGCGCTTGTCGGGGCCTCAGGTTTTGGCAGCTGGGCCAGACTGGCAGCGCAGCAGAAGCTGACACAGGATCAGCTCCTGCAGTTTGACACCTATGGCAACATCAGCCTGATCCATGTCACGGACATTCACGCTCAGCTGAAGCCGATCTATTTTCGTGAGCCCTCGGTCAATCTTGGGGTTGGTGACAACAAGGGCCATGTTCCGCATATCACCGGCGCGGATTTCCGCAAGGCCTATGGGATCGCCGATGGCAGCCCCTCAGCTTATGCATTGACCTACAATGATTTTGCGTCGCTTGCGCAGGGCTATGGCCGGGTCGGGGGGCTGGATCGTGTTGCAACAATCATCAATGCCATCCGCGCCGACCGCCCCGATGCGCTGTTGCTGGATGGCGGCGACACCTGGCATGGCTCCTATACCTGTCATCACACCGAAGGCCAGGACATGGTCAATGTGATGAACGCGCTGAAGCCGGATGCGATGACCTTCCACTGGGAGTTCACGCTGGGATCGGACCGGGTGAATGAGATCGTCGAGGGGCTGCCCTTTGCCGCACTTGGCCAGAATATCTTTGACGCGGAATGGGATGAACCGGCTGAGCTGTTCAAACCTTACAAATTTTTCGAAAGGGGCGGGGCCAAGGTAGCCGTGATCGGTCAGGCCTTCCCCTATATGCCGATTGCAAACCCCGGCTGGATGTTCCCGGAATACTCCTTTGGGATCCGCGATGAACATATGCAGGAGATGGTCGACGAGGTACGCGCCGCTGGTGCGGATGTTGTTGTGGTGCTGTCGCACAACGGTTTTGACGTTGACAAGAAAATGGCCGGTGTGGTCAGCGGCATCGACGTGATCCTGTCCGGCCACACCCATGATGCGCTACCGGAACCGGTTCTTGTTGGTCAGACCCACATTGTTGCGTCTGGGTCCAATGGCAAATTTGTCTCCCGCGTGGATCTGGACGTGCGTGACAGCCAGCTGATGGGGCTGCGGCACAAGCTGATCCCGGTGTTTTCGGACGTCATTGCGCCGGATCCGGTGATCAGCCAGCTGATCAACGACCAGCGCGCGCCCTATGAGGCAGAGCTGGCCGAGGTGATCGGCCAGACTGATGAGTTGCTCTATCGGCGCGGCAATTTCAACGGCACTTGGGACGATCTCATCTGTGACGCGCTGCTGAGCGAGCGTGAGGCCGATATCGCCCTGTCGCCCGGCGTGCGTTGGGGGCCGTCCTTGCTGCCCGGCGATGACATCACCCGCGAGGATATCTGGAATGTCACGTCGATGAGCTACGGTGCAGCCTATCGCAATGAAATGACAGGCGAATTCCTGAAGGTGGTGATGGAGGACGTGGCCGACAACATTTTCAATCCCGACCCTTATTACCAGCAGGGCGGCGACATGGTGCGCGTCGGTGGCATGGGCTACCATATCGACATCACCAAGCCGCAGGGCGAACGGATCAGCAATATGACACTGCTGAAGACCGGCGAGGCGATTGACCTGGCCAAGACCTATATCGTTGCCGGCTGGGCCAGCGTGAATGAAGGGACCGAGGGGCCGCAGATCTGGGATGTGGTCGAAAGCCACATTCGCAAGATGGGCACCGTTACCCTTTCCCCGAACAATTCCGTGCAGGTGTCGGGCGCCTAA
- the soxZ gene encoding thiosulfate oxidation carrier complex protein SoxZ: protein MASGVKPRVKVPKKAAAGEAVTIKTLISHNMESGQRKDKEGNVIPRSIINRFTCEFNGQSVVDVAMEPAISTNPYFQFDATVPEAGEFVFTWYDDDGSVYTEQKPIAIG, encoded by the coding sequence ATGGCATCCGGTGTAAAACCCCGCGTCAAAGTCCCGAAGAAAGCAGCCGCAGGCGAAGCGGTGACCATCAAGACGCTGATCAGCCACAACATGGAAAGCGGTCAGCGCAAGGACAAGGAAGGCAACGTCATTCCGCGGTCGATCATCAATCGCTTTACCTGCGAGTTCAACGGTCAGTCCGTTGTTGATGTGGCCATGGAACCCGCCATTTCCACCAACCCTTACTTCCAGTTCGACGCCACCGTCCCCGAGGCGGGTGAATTCGTCTTCACCTGGTACGACGATGACGGCTCTGTCTACACGGAACAAAAGCCGATCGCGATCGGCTGA
- the soxC gene encoding sulfite dehydrogenase: protein MTDKPKQTSRSRRQFLAGAAAVGAGAVASRSAGAATPDPLIIEVQDWASGLGDGVDTTPYGLPIKYESDVVRRNVEWLTADTISSINFTPIHALDGTITPQGCAFERHHSGAIELRKDDYRLMINGLVDTPLVFTYADLERFPRENRVYFCECAANSGMEWAGAQLNGAQFTHGMIHNMEYSGVPLRNLLEEAGVNPAGKWVYVEGADASSNGRSIPLEKAMDDVLVAFKANGEALRKEHGYPVRLVVPGWEGNMWVKWLRRIEVMAGPVESREETSKYTDTLANGISRKWTWEMDAKSVVTSPSPQAPITHGAGPLVITGLAWSGRGAITGVDVSLDGGKTWTEARLAAPGTDKALTRFYLDINWDGSEMLLQSRARDASGYVQPTKAQLREVRGLNSIYHNNAIQTWWVKANGEAENVEVS, encoded by the coding sequence ATGACTGATAAACCGAAGCAAACCAGCCGGTCGCGTCGCCAGTTTCTGGCCGGTGCTGCGGCGGTTGGGGCAGGGGCAGTAGCGAGCCGTTCTGCTGGCGCTGCGACACCCGACCCGCTGATCATAGAGGTGCAGGACTGGGCATCCGGTCTTGGCGACGGCGTGGATACCACCCCCTACGGCCTGCCGATCAAATACGAAAGCGACGTGGTCCGGCGCAATGTGGAGTGGCTGACGGCGGACACCATCAGCTCGATCAACTTCACGCCGATCCACGCGCTGGACGGAACCATCACCCCGCAAGGCTGCGCCTTTGAACGTCATCACTCCGGCGCGATTGAGCTGCGCAAGGATGACTATCGGCTGATGATCAACGGCCTGGTCGACACGCCTTTGGTGTTTACCTATGCGGATCTGGAACGCTTCCCGCGCGAAAACCGCGTCTATTTCTGCGAATGTGCTGCGAATTCCGGCATGGAGTGGGCCGGCGCGCAACTCAATGGCGCGCAGTTCACCCATGGCATGATCCACAACATGGAATATTCCGGTGTCCCGCTGCGCAACCTGCTTGAGGAAGCTGGCGTAAACCCCGCAGGCAAATGGGTTTATGTCGAGGGGGCGGATGCGTCCTCCAACGGGCGCTCAATCCCGCTGGAGAAGGCGATGGACGACGTGCTGGTCGCCTTCAAGGCCAACGGTGAGGCGCTGCGCAAGGAGCACGGCTATCCGGTGCGCCTCGTGGTGCCCGGCTGGGAAGGCAATATGTGGGTCAAATGGCTGCGCCGGATCGAGGTCATGGCAGGTCCGGTCGAGAGCCGCGAGGAAACCTCGAAATACACCGACACGCTGGCCAATGGCATCAGCCGCAAGTGGACCTGGGAGATGGACGCAAAATCCGTTGTGACCAGCCCAAGCCCTCAGGCACCGATTACCCATGGCGCCGGGCCGCTGGTGATCACTGGCCTGGCCTGGTCCGGGCGCGGCGCAATCACTGGCGTGGATGTGTCCCTGGATGGCGGCAAGACCTGGACCGAGGCGCGGCTGGCGGCACCGGGAACGGACAAGGCGCTGACCCGGTTCTATCTGGATATCAACTGGGACGGGTCCGAGATGCTGCTGCAAAGCCGGGCTCGCGACGCGTCGGGCTATGTGCAGCCAACCAAGGCGCAGCTGCGCGAGGTGCGGGGGCTGAATTCGATTTATCACAACAACGCCATCCAGACCTGGTGGGTCAAGGCAAACGGGGAGGCGGAAAATGTTGAGGTTTCTTGA
- the soxA gene encoding sulfur oxidation c-type cytochrome SoxA, with protein sequence MNNKAITAIAMALALPVTAFAEADDDTLVVNDEIEIVTKTAAPAHVADVLDEVMSGWHFRSDETQALQMDDFDNPAMVFVDQAMDTWSKVEGTAEKSCASCHDDVEESMVGVRAVYPKWNEDAGEMRTLVMQINDCRENQMGAEKWKYTSGKMAAMEALISVQSRGMPVNVAIDGPAQSTWEQGKELYYTRTGQLELSCANCHEDNYGNMIRADHLSQGQINGFPVYRLKNTKLNTAHARFKGCVRDTRAETYKPGSAEFVALELYVASRGNGLSVEAPSVRN encoded by the coding sequence ATGAATAATAAGGCAATCACCGCAATTGCCATGGCGCTGGCCTTGCCCGTTACCGCCTTTGCCGAGGCGGATGATGATACGCTGGTCGTCAATGACGAGATCGAAATAGTCACCAAGACCGCCGCACCCGCGCATGTTGCTGATGTGCTGGACGAGGTGATGTCAGGCTGGCATTTCCGCTCGGATGAGACGCAGGCGCTGCAGATGGATGATTTTGACAACCCTGCAATGGTCTTTGTCGATCAGGCAATGGACACATGGTCCAAGGTTGAAGGCACCGCGGAGAAATCCTGCGCCTCCTGCCACGACGATGTCGAAGAGAGCATGGTCGGCGTCCGCGCGGTTTACCCCAAGTGGAACGAGGATGCAGGCGAGATGCGTACCCTCGTCATGCAGATCAACGACTGCCGCGAGAACCAGATGGGCGCGGAGAAGTGGAAATACACCAGCGGCAAGATGGCGGCCATGGAAGCGCTGATTTCGGTGCAATCGCGCGGGATGCCGGTCAACGTGGCCATTGACGGCCCGGCCCAGTCCACCTGGGAACAGGGCAAGGAGCTCTACTACACCCGCACCGGTCAGCTAGAACTCTCCTGTGCCAATTGCCATGAAGACAACTATGGCAACATGATCCGCGCCGACCATCTGAGCCAGGGCCAGATCAATGGCTTCCCGGTCTACCGCTTGAAGAACACTAAGCTGAACACGGCCCATGCGCGGTTCAAAGGCTGCGTGCGTGACACCCGCGCCGAGACTTACAAACCGGGTTCGGCTGAGTTTGTGGCGCTGGAGCTCTATGTCGCATCGCGTGGCAACGGCCTCTCGGTCGAGGCACCGTCTGTCCGCAACTGA
- the soxX gene encoding sulfur oxidation c-type cytochrome SoxX: protein MKQISLTLAACLAGTVAFAAEIAPKEVAYDDDGAVAVSLSGAAGDAASGALLVGDKSKGNCVACHQVSALSDVPFHGEIGPALDGAGSRWSEAELRGLVANAKMTFDGTMMPAFYKVDGFIRPGDAYTGEAGTEPLPPILTAQEIEDVVAFLATLKED, encoded by the coding sequence ATGAAGCAAATATCTCTGACACTGGCAGCCTGTCTGGCCGGGACAGTTGCGTTTGCCGCTGAGATCGCGCCGAAAGAGGTCGCCTATGACGACGACGGCGCTGTTGCCGTATCGCTCAGCGGTGCTGCCGGGGATGCCGCCAGCGGCGCATTGCTGGTTGGCGACAAATCCAAGGGCAATTGCGTGGCCTGCCATCAGGTGTCCGCGCTGTCGGATGTGCCGTTTCACGGTGAAATCGGCCCTGCGCTGGATGGTGCCGGCAGCCGCTGGAGCGAGGCGGAGCTGCGCGGTCTGGTGGCCAATGCCAAGATGACATTCGACGGCACGATGATGCCCGCCTTTTACAAGGTCGATGGCTTCATCCGGCCGGGCGATGCCTACACGGGCGAGGCGGGGACCGAGCCATTGCCGCCGATCCTGACCGCCCAGGAAATCGAAGATGTGGTCGCATTCCTTGCGACCCTGAAAGAAGACTGA
- a CDS encoding c-type cytochrome has protein sequence MVVTPAAAEKFGLGRPALPEEIAAWDLDVSPDGTGLPEGSGDVFTGEEVFAEKCAVCHGDFAEGVGNWPKLAGGQGTLDHDDPLKTVGSYWPYLSTTWDYVNRSMPFGDAQSLTPDEVYAIVAYILYSNDLVDDEFVLSDETFAGVQLPNADGFILDDRLEAEKHFWTASPCMESCKDSVEITMRAMVLDVTPDETDAAETQADTAAEPAVPAAEADSASVKEAVAPEATPDIGPDPELVAKGEKTFRKCKSCHQIGAGAKSKTGPILNGIIGAPAAHVDGFRYSKALLAAAENGLVWDEAALAAFLANPKKYMKGTKMSFAGLKKDADIEAVIAYLKAATAD, from the coding sequence ATGGTCGTGACGCCAGCCGCAGCGGAAAAATTCGGCCTCGGTCGCCCGGCCTTGCCGGAGGAAATCGCGGCCTGGGATCTCGATGTCTCTCCCGATGGCACCGGGCTGCCCGAAGGCTCGGGCGATGTCTTCACCGGCGAGGAGGTCTTTGCCGAAAAATGCGCGGTCTGCCACGGCGATTTCGCCGAGGGTGTGGGCAATTGGCCCAAGCTCGCGGGCGGGCAGGGCACGCTCGACCATGACGATCCGCTGAAAACTGTCGGCAGCTACTGGCCGTATCTCTCGACCACGTGGGATTACGTGAACCGTTCCATGCCCTTTGGCGACGCACAATCTCTGACCCCGGATGAGGTCTATGCGATTGTCGCCTATATCCTCTATTCCAACGACCTGGTCGATGATGAGTTTGTGCTGTCGGACGAAACCTTTGCCGGGGTGCAGCTGCCCAATGCGGATGGCTTCATTCTGGATGACCGGCTGGAAGCGGAAAAACACTTCTGGACCGCTTCGCCCTGCATGGAGAGCTGCAAGGATAGCGTCGAGATTACCATGCGCGCCATGGTGCTGGATGTGACGCCGGACGAAACCGATGCCGCTGAGACACAAGCGGACACGGCAGCCGAACCGGCCGTGCCCGCCGCAGAGGCAGACAGCGCGTCCGTCAAAGAGGCCGTCGCCCCAGAGGCTACCCCAGACATCGGTCCAGACCCTGAGCTGGTCGCAAAGGGCGAGAAGACCTTTCGCAAATGCAAATCCTGCCACCAGATCGGCGCGGGCGCGAAATCGAAAACCGGTCCGATCCTGAACGGAATCATCGGCGCGCCAGCCGCCCATGTTGATGGGTTTCGCTATTCCAAGGCGCTGCTAGCGGCGGCAGAAAATGGGCTGGTCTGGGATGAGGCCGCGCTTGCAGCCTTTCTCGCAAATCCGAAGAAATACATGAAAGGGACCAAGATGTCCTTTGCGGGGTTGAAGAAAGACGCCGATATCGAAGCGGTGATCGCTTATCTGAAGGCCGCAACCGCCGACTGA
- a CDS encoding thioredoxin family protein, translating into MKRLMIGLLWLLCVGSAGAVELGDDGLHKTPWMRETFKDLREDLDEANAEGKRLVLFFEQRGCVYCTKMHEEVFPTPEVGSYIGDNFFVVQLNLYGDVEVTDFDGETLSEKDMARKWGVLFTPTMMFLPQEVPEIPAPQAAVAIMPGAFGVGTTLDMFTWVNEERYLLDNGEDFQRYHARRIQERNNGSTD; encoded by the coding sequence ATGAAACGACTAATGATCGGACTGTTGTGGCTGCTGTGTGTCGGCTCTGCGGGGGCGGTGGAGCTCGGCGATGATGGCCTGCACAAGACCCCCTGGATGCGCGAGACCTTCAAGGATCTGCGCGAGGATCTGGACGAGGCCAATGCCGAGGGCAAGCGGCTGGTGCTGTTCTTTGAACAAAGGGGCTGTGTCTATTGTACCAAGATGCACGAGGAGGTGTTCCCGACACCCGAGGTCGGGTCCTACATCGGCGACAATTTCTTTGTGGTGCAGCTCAATCTATATGGCGATGTCGAAGTGACGGATTTTGACGGTGAAACCCTGTCGGAGAAGGACATGGCCCGAAAATGGGGCGTTCTGTTTACCCCGACAATGATGTTCCTGCCGCAGGAGGTGCCCGAGATTCCGGCGCCGCAGGCCGCGGTGGCGATCATGCCCGGTGCCTTTGGGGTCGGCACTACGCTCGATATGTTCACTTGGGTGAACGAAGAGCGCTATTTGCTTGATAACGGAGAAGATTTTCAACGTTACCATGCCCGCCGCATCCAGGAACGGAACAACGGCTCCACCGATTGA
- a CDS encoding Hsp70 family protein: protein MTTPNTLGIDFGTSNSAAGVAVNGRPWLVEIEPGETTLPTAVFFDPDRRKMIIGRPATRALINGDEGRFMRALKSLLGTPLMYEKRRLNGELVDFVTIVARFLAELKTRAEAATGQSFSHALSGRPVLFHSKDAARDAQAEVDLRACYLAAGFEEVRFMLEPEAALRSAQPKPGIGLIVDIGGGTSDFTAFEQSRDGTARILASHGVRLGGTDFDRQLSIDHVMPLLGRGSAIRNSFGGGSLPAPNRLFNDLATWQMIPFLYAADSRRAAQDLARNAEEPEKLARLVSVLEDELGHDLAFAVERGKIAVNHPDRRRAVIDLKVLEPGLSVPLDTQTLEQSLASDIDEITACARETLRRADLRGDQVTRVVLVGGSALLAAVQTQMQQLCPRAELYSENAMTAVADGLALAAGSAFA from the coding sequence ATGACCACTCCCAACACCCTTGGAATCGACTTTGGCACCTCCAACTCGGCAGCCGGTGTTGCGGTCAACGGACGACCCTGGCTGGTGGAGATCGAGCCGGGGGAAACCACGCTGCCAACCGCCGTGTTCTTTGATCCTGATCGTCGCAAGATGATTATCGGGCGGCCAGCCACCCGCGCGTTGATCAATGGGGACGAAGGCCGCTTCATGCGTGCCTTGAAAAGCCTGCTCGGCACGCCGCTGATGTATGAAAAACGTCGTCTGAATGGTGAGCTGGTCGATTTTGTCACTATCGTGGCCCGTTTTCTGGCCGAGCTGAAGACCCGGGCAGAGGCGGCAACCGGCCAGTCGTTCAGCCATGCGCTGTCAGGCCGACCGGTGCTGTTTCACAGCAAGGATGCAGCCCGCGATGCCCAGGCCGAAGTGGACCTGCGCGCCTGCTATCTGGCCGCAGGGTTTGAGGAGGTCCGTTTCATGCTGGAACCCGAAGCGGCCCTGCGCTCGGCACAGCCCAAGCCCGGCATCGGCCTGATCGTTGATATCGGCGGCGGCACCTCGGACTTCACAGCCTTTGAGCAGTCACGGGATGGGACCGCGCGTATTCTGGCCTCGCATGGCGTGCGTCTTGGCGGGACCGATTTCGACCGGCAGCTGAGCATTGATCACGTGATGCCGCTGTTGGGGCGCGGCAGTGCCATTCGCAACAGTTTTGGCGGCGGCAGCCTGCCTGCACCCAACCGGCTGTTCAACGATCTGGCGACCTGGCAGATGATCCCTTTCCTCTATGCTGCCGACAGTCGCCGCGCCGCGCAGGATCTGGCGCGCAATGCCGAAGAACCTGAAAAACTGGCACGGCTTGTCTCCGTGTTGGAAGATGAGCTGGGGCACGATCTGGCCTTTGCCGTTGAGCGGGGCAAAATCGCAGTCAATCACCCAGATCGCCGCCGCGCGGTGATTGATCTGAAGGTTCTGGAACCGGGGCTGTCGGTGCCCCTGGACACGCAGACGCTTGAGCAGAGCCTGGCGAGCGATATCGACGAGATCACCGCCTGTGCCCGCGAGACCCTTCGTCGGGCGGATCTGCGCGGTGATCAGGTCACGCGGGTGGTTCTGGTCGGGGGTTCGGCCCTGCTTGCGGCGGTGCAGACGCAGATGCAGCAGCTCTGTCCGCGCGCTGAGCTATATTCAGAGAACGCGATGACAGCTGTCGCCGATGGTCTGGCGCTGGCTGCGGGCAGCGCGTTTGCCTGA